One region of Erythrolamprus reginae isolate rEryReg1 chromosome 8, rEryReg1.hap1, whole genome shotgun sequence genomic DNA includes:
- the PIERCE1 gene encoding piercer of microtubule wall 1 protein — protein MAEEPDPEAAVAALCSTQDSDAAQRTSDYYRVSQELPARFNHPGWFRGYRVKERNPLFRTTNMDYGAKAPTVHEMPTGFRISPHAFSNRLITFGMYRNYGINTTMEKSYVTGPDNFITFLDTLNFHPSYRLKGPSVSE, from the exons ATGGCCGAAGAGCCCGATCCTGAAGCTGCCGTTGCTGCCTTGTGCAGCACACAGGATAGTGATGCAGCCCAGAGAACTAGTGATTATTACCGAGTGAGCCAGGAATTACCTGCCCGGTTCAACCACCCAGGATGGTTTCGGGGATACAG AGTGAAAGAGCGCAACCCATTGTTCAGGACGACCAACATGGATTACGGAGCAAAAGCACCAACAGTACACGAGATGCCG ACTGGTTTCCGTATCAGTCCACATGCCTTCTCTAACCGTCTCATAACATTTGGCATGTACAGGAACTACGGCATCAACACCACCATGGAAAAAAGCTACGTGACTGGCCCCGACAACTTTATCACTTTCCTGGACACCCTCAACTTCCATCCCAGTTACCGACTTAAAGGACCTTCCGTTTCAGAATGA
- the MRPS2 gene encoding small ribosomal subunit protein uS2m, giving the protein MAVSRLLWRTALLQPSRCGTFVGSTSGLLRHHGTLSVAKASQPEDDIEEKLRWEPLKHADFFNLQELFSVKELFDARVHLGHKKSSRHSYAAKHSIRFPYHLTALFTHFDLHDQPNFDSFFFIK; this is encoded by the exons ATGGCGGTTTCCAGGCTCCTCTGGCGGACAG CCCTTCTTCAGCCCAGCAGGTGTGGGACTTTCGTAGGATCCACATCCGGCCTCCTGAGGCATCATGGGACCCTCTCTGTCGcaaaagccagccagccagaggaTG ATATTGAGGAGAAGCTTCGGTGGGAGCCATTGAAGCATGCAGACTTCTTCAATCTTCAGGAGCTGTTTTCTGTGAAGGAGCTCTTCGATGCTCGAGTCCACCTTGGCCACAAGAAGAGTAGCCGCCACAG ctatgcagccaagcattctattcgctttccctaccacctgactgcactgttcacccattttgacctGCATGACCAGCCCAATTTtgactctttttttttcattaagtGA
- the LOC139171017 gene encoding uncharacterized protein isoform X2 — MGPRKSSFEQRAEIKVPFSPNPVFGSTSLATTDKRNHACNMNNLQIGRAPEFFDPEKTSWDDYLDNFEIFLEAAGIRDADANRRRAIFLNYCGPEIRALAQTLTDPLPARSVAWDVLQAKLASHFKPTKPAMVFRHQFSRMAQRQAESINQFATRLRMVLAKCKFEDPEARLTDALVFGMRNASVRNKLLTEDEPTLQTVIKLAQTAEVADAAAKELKEHERQEVIGKIDSTFSRAEDPDDLSPPARNEDSCFLLQDQPRQHRFPHPAAPCAGCRGNHQRQRCPFRDAICRRCNRRGHIAEACRAAAPEETFSTPRHQRPQNQTPQPRENRPFRFSGRKNYSAANRDYSREGLSTLSWV, encoded by the exons atgggtccaAGAAAGTCCTCCTTTGAGCAGAG agctgaaataaaggtaccgttctcacctaaccctgtctttgggtctacttcactggcgacgacggacaaaagaaaccacgcgtgcaacatgaacaacctccaaatcggccgggctcctgagttcttcgatcccgagaagacttcctgggacgactacttagacaacttcgagatcttcctcgaggcagcaggaatacgggacgccgacgccaatcggagacgggccatcttcctaaactactgcggtccagaaatccgcgccctcgcccagactctcaccgacccgctgccagcaagatccgtcgcttgggacgtcctgcaagccaagctcgcgagccatttcaagccaacaaaaccagccatggttttccggcaccagttctccagaatggctcagcgccaagcggaatcaatcaaccaatttgcaacgcgacttcgaatggtacttgcgaaatgcaagtttgaggacccggaagctcgcctcactgatgccttagttttcggcatgagaaacgcctcggtcaggaataaactcctcaccgaagacgaaccgaccctacaaacagtgattaagctagcacaaaccgcagaggtcgccgacgccgctgcgaaagagctgaaggaacacgaaagacaagaagtcatcggaaagatagactccacgttttcccgcgccgaggacccagatgacctcagcccaccagctcgcaacgaggacagctgtttcctgctgcaagaccagccgagacaacacagatttcctcaccccgccgccccctgcgccggctgccgaggaaaccatcagcgccaacgatgccccttccgggacgccatatgccgccgctgcaaccgacgcggccacatcgccgaagcctgcagagcagctgcaccggaggaaaccttctccactccgcgccatcaacgaccccagaatcaaacacctcaaccgcgagaaaaccggcctttccgtttttcgggccgaaagaactactcagccgctaaccgcgactactcaagagag gggctaagcactctctcctgggtttag
- the LOC139171016 gene encoding general transcription factor II-I repeat domain-containing protein 2A-like — MSTAKTDHRRSFQEAWTESFGVVEHNGKALCILCNESVVCRTSSVKRHLDTKHKSVAGLGETERKEFLEGKLTEYSQSPSFCNDLSTTDHMTTASFQISPCLAKQGKPLSNEDIIEMAMLSGSNSLFHDFPNKDKIIQRISEVSLSRNDVKDRVQHMSSDSQQLTTDLQRAACFSMCLDESTDVNNHARLAVILRYAAGDIMREELVKLVSLPERTQGIDIYNAVVEAFSSQDIRPEKVVSVTTDGAPSMVEETSGFIKLFVKKTKHQVIQFHCIVRQEALCARESSKKFEDVLKDVTKMVNYIKAHALNYRPFQPLLEEVQAQYNSLFIYNNVRWLSRGKVLERFVACLDEIRLFMNEKGQGFPQLTDMAWLTNLIFFTDFTLHFNVLNKQLQSVGKTAASMFCDIKTFERKLQVFERDLESGQLKYFPNLKMHLENPTRFADNPASHQEIYKEFSSIVATAKVNFSNRFVQFHKMETTLHFLTFPDKAEFEELDLSCLHWLDLENLEMELLEFQESSMWKNKFCDLRERLEKIERMTKGSTVSSENEILKVWNSLPNNFKSMKALGVAFLTLFGSSHACEQLLDPKMKSLKCGTLCQIILNQ, encoded by the coding sequence ATGAGTACCGCAAAAACGGATCACCGAAGATCATTCCAAGAGGCCTGGACAGAGTCATTTGGAGTGGTTGAACACAATGGGAAAGCGTTATGTATTCTGTGTAACGAAAGCGTTGTATGTCGCACATCAAGTGTCAAACGGCACCTTGACACCAAGCACAAAAGTGTTGCCGGACTTGGTGAAACTGAAAGAAAAGAGTTTCTTGAAGGGAAATTGACGGAATATTCCCAGTCTCCCAGTTTTTGCAATGATCTCTCTACAACAGATCATATGACAACTGCCAGTTTTCAAATTTCACCATGCTTAGCAAAACAGGGCAAACCCCTCTCTAATGAGGATATTATCGAAATGGCCATGTTGTCTGGCAGTAATTCCCTTTTTCACGATTTCCCAAACAAGGATAAAATCATTCAACGTATCTCCGAGGTGTCACTTAGCAGAAATGATGTTAAAGATCGAGTCCAGCACATGTCAAGTGATAGCCAGCAGCTCACCACTGACTTACAAAGGGCAGCCTGTTTCTCCATGTGTTTGGATGAAAGCACAGATGTAAATAATCATGCAAGGCTAGCAGTGATTTTACGTTAtgctgctggtgacatcatgagaGAAGAGCTGGTGAAACTGGTGTCTTTGCCCGAGAGAACACAAGGGATTGATATCTACAATGCTGTGGTGGAGGCTTTTTCGTCCCAAGATATAAGACCAGAAAAAGTGGTCTCAGTTACTACTGATGGGGCACCTTCCATGGTGGAGGAAACATCTGGTTTCATAAAGTTGtttgttaaaaaaacaaaacatcaagTGATTCAGTTCCACTGCATTGTACGCCAAGAAGCTCTTTGTGCTAGGGAAAGCAGCAAAAAATTTGAAGATGTCCTCAAAGATGTCACAAAAATGGTGAACTACATCAAGGCTCATGCTCTGAATTATCGACCATTTCAACCACTTCTTGAGGAGGTTCAGGCACAGTATAACAGtttatttatatacaataatGTCCGGTGGCTGAGCAGAGGAAAAGTCCTGGAGAGATTTGTAGCCTGTTTGGATGAAATTAGGCTGTTTATGAATGAAAAAGGGCAGGGATTTCCACAACTCACTGATATGGCCTGGCTTACCAATCtcattttttttacagattttacGCTACATTTCAATGTACTGAATAAACAACTGCAAAGTGTAGGGAAAACGGCAGCAAGCATGTTTTGCGATATCAAAACCTTTGAGAGAAAGCTGCAGGTTTTTGAAAGAGACCTTGAAAGTGGGCAGCTGAAATATTTTCCAAATCTAAAAATGCATTTAGAAAACCCTACAAGATTTGCAGACAATCCTGCAAGCCACCAGGAAATCTACAAAGAATTTTCTAGCATCGTAGCAACTGCAAAGGTGAATTTTAGTAACAGATTTGTACAGTTCCATAAGATGGAGACAACCTTGCATTTTCTTACTTTTCCAGATAAAGCCGAATTTGAAGAACTTGATCTTTCCTGCTTACACTGGTTAGATTTAGAAAATCTGGAAATGGAGCTGTTGGAATTTCAAGAAAGCTCCATGTGGAAAAATAAATTCTGTGACCTGCGTGAAAGACTTGAGAAGATAGAGAGGATGACAAAGGGCAGTACAGTTAGTTCGGAAAATGAAATCCTTAAAGTGTGGAATTCTCTGCCAAATAATTTTAAGTCAATGAAAGCACTTGGGGTTGCTTTCCTTACTTTGTTTGGATCATCTCATGCTTGTGAGCAGCTGCTTGACCCCAAAATGAAATCCTTAAAGTGTGGAACTCTTTGCCAAATAATTTTAAATCAGTGA
- the DIPK1B gene encoding divergent protein kinase domain 1B isoform X2 has protein sequence MVYMHYSSYSELCRGHVCQAIICDQYNKGIISGSMCKDLCEDHTLVFEHCLSPSPTQQIYSGLWKEKEVIIKCGLEEALKADSNPDAEPRRDVVLFNKPTRGTSMDEFREMLLSFLKAGLGDQASLTNLVSQIIAMADVSRDGKLSLAEAKSIWALLQLNDFLLTFSLHEKEHTPRLLGHCGDLYLTEKIHHTSLHTMNFPAFLQPLLPSAVLRVIRQWFSPTWPRRAKIAIGLLEFVEEIFHGTYGNFYICEAGFTNMGYSNKYDFKMVDLRTVAAEMTIQRFLKGRHCEQNTDCTYGKDCVAPCDKLMKQCKSDVVQPNLAKMCGLLLEYLLHGAPSDLKEELQKQLKTCTTLSGLASQMEVHHSLVLNSLKTLLWKKISNTQYS, from the exons ATGGTCTACATGCATTATTCGTCCTACTCTGAGCTGTGTCGAGGACACGTCTGCCAGGCGATCATT tgtGACCAATACAACAAAGGCATCATTTCGGGATCTATGTGCAAAGACCTTTGTGAGGACCACACCTTGGTGTTTGAACACTGTTTGTCACCTTCTCCCACCCAGCAG ATCTACAGCGGCCTCTGGAAGGAGAAAGAAGTGATTATCAAATGTGGCTTGGAAGAAGCTCTAAAAGCCGACAGCAATCCAGACGCGGAGCCCAGGAGAGACGTGGTTCTCTTCAACAAGCCAACTCGGGGGACGTCCATGGATGAATTCCGGGAGATGCTTCTGAGTTTCTTGAAA GCTGGTCTCGGGGATCAAGCCTCCCTCACCAACTTGGTGAGCCAGATTATCGCCATGGCCGATGTCAGTCGAGACGGGAAGCTTTCTCTGGCCGAAGCGAAATCCATATGGGCCCTTCTGCAGCTGAACGACTTCCTGCTGACCTTTTCCCTGCACGAGAAGGAGCACACGCCCAGGCTCTTGGGGCACTGCGGCGATCTGTATCTCACAGAGAAGATCCACCACACCTCCCTCCACACCATGaactttcctgccttcctgcagCCGCTGCTGCCTTCTGCCGTCCTCCGAGTCATCCGCCAGTGGTTTTCCCCCACCTGGCCCCGGCGAGCCAAAATCGCCATTGGACTTCTGGAATTCGTGGAGGAGATCTTCCACGGGACCTACGGCAACTTCTACATCTGCGAGGCTGGCTTCACCAACATGGGCTACAGTAACAAATACGACTTCAAAATGGTGGACCTCAGGACAGTGGCCGCGGAGATGACCATCCAGAGGTTCCTTAAGGGCCGTCACTGTGAGCAAAACACGGACTGCACCTACGGGAAGGACTGTGTGGCGCCGTGCGATAAGCTCATGAAACAGTGCAAGAGCGATGTGGTCCAGCCCAACCTTGCCAAGATGTGTGGGCTCCTATTGGAGTACCTACTGCACGGGGCCCCTAGTGACTTGAAGGAGGAGCTGCAGAAGCAGTTGAAAACATGCACCACGCTCAGTGGGCTGGCCAGCCAAATGGAGGTGCACCACTCGCTGGTGCTCAACAGCCTCAAGACCCTCTTGTGGAAGAAAATCTCCAACACCCAATATTCCTAG
- the DIPK1B gene encoding divergent protein kinase domain 1B isoform X1, whose product MRRLRRFVQLVVFCPLSKGLQSRLPGIKVKYLFFAWLGIFVGSWMVYMHYSSYSELCRGHVCQAIICDQYNKGIISGSMCKDLCEDHTLVFEHCLSPSPTQQIYSGLWKEKEVIIKCGLEEALKADSNPDAEPRRDVVLFNKPTRGTSMDEFREMLLSFLKAGLGDQASLTNLVSQIIAMADVSRDGKLSLAEAKSIWALLQLNDFLLTFSLHEKEHTPRLLGHCGDLYLTEKIHHTSLHTMNFPAFLQPLLPSAVLRVIRQWFSPTWPRRAKIAIGLLEFVEEIFHGTYGNFYICEAGFTNMGYSNKYDFKMVDLRTVAAEMTIQRFLKGRHCEQNTDCTYGKDCVAPCDKLMKQCKSDVVQPNLAKMCGLLLEYLLHGAPSDLKEELQKQLKTCTTLSGLASQMEVHHSLVLNSLKTLLWKKISNTQYS is encoded by the exons ATGCGGCGGCTCCGGAGGTTCGTGCAGCTGGTGGTTTTCTGCCCGCTCTCCAAAGGCCTGCAG AGCCGCCTTCCTGGCATCAAAGTGAAGTACCTCTTCTTTGCCTGGCTGGGCATTTTTGTGGGCAGCTGGATGGTCTACATGCATTATTCGTCCTACTCTGAGCTGTGTCGAGGACACGTCTGCCAGGCGATCATT tgtGACCAATACAACAAAGGCATCATTTCGGGATCTATGTGCAAAGACCTTTGTGAGGACCACACCTTGGTGTTTGAACACTGTTTGTCACCTTCTCCCACCCAGCAG ATCTACAGCGGCCTCTGGAAGGAGAAAGAAGTGATTATCAAATGTGGCTTGGAAGAAGCTCTAAAAGCCGACAGCAATCCAGACGCGGAGCCCAGGAGAGACGTGGTTCTCTTCAACAAGCCAACTCGGGGGACGTCCATGGATGAATTCCGGGAGATGCTTCTGAGTTTCTTGAAA GCTGGTCTCGGGGATCAAGCCTCCCTCACCAACTTGGTGAGCCAGATTATCGCCATGGCCGATGTCAGTCGAGACGGGAAGCTTTCTCTGGCCGAAGCGAAATCCATATGGGCCCTTCTGCAGCTGAACGACTTCCTGCTGACCTTTTCCCTGCACGAGAAGGAGCACACGCCCAGGCTCTTGGGGCACTGCGGCGATCTGTATCTCACAGAGAAGATCCACCACACCTCCCTCCACACCATGaactttcctgccttcctgcagCCGCTGCTGCCTTCTGCCGTCCTCCGAGTCATCCGCCAGTGGTTTTCCCCCACCTGGCCCCGGCGAGCCAAAATCGCCATTGGACTTCTGGAATTCGTGGAGGAGATCTTCCACGGGACCTACGGCAACTTCTACATCTGCGAGGCTGGCTTCACCAACATGGGCTACAGTAACAAATACGACTTCAAAATGGTGGACCTCAGGACAGTGGCCGCGGAGATGACCATCCAGAGGTTCCTTAAGGGCCGTCACTGTGAGCAAAACACGGACTGCACCTACGGGAAGGACTGTGTGGCGCCGTGCGATAAGCTCATGAAACAGTGCAAGAGCGATGTGGTCCAGCCCAACCTTGCCAAGATGTGTGGGCTCCTATTGGAGTACCTACTGCACGGGGCCCCTAGTGACTTGAAGGAGGAGCTGCAGAAGCAGTTGAAAACATGCACCACGCTCAGTGGGCTGGCCAGCCAAATGGAGGTGCACCACTCGCTGGTGCTCAACAGCCTCAAGACCCTCTTGTGGAAGAAAATCTCCAACACCCAATATTCCTAG
- the LOC139171017 gene encoding uncharacterized protein isoform X1 has translation MGPRKSSFEQRAEIKVPFSPNPVFGSTSLATTDKRNHACNMNNLQIGRAPEFFDPEKTSWDDYLDNFEIFLEAAGIRDADANRRRAIFLNYCGPEIRALAQTLTDPLPARSVAWDVLQAKLASHFKPTKPAMVFRHQFSRMAQRQAESINQFATRLRMVLAKCKFEDPEARLTDALVFGMRNASVRNKLLTEDEPTLQTVIKLAQTAEVADAAAKELKEHERQEVIGKIDSTFSRAEDPDDLSPPARNEDSCFLLQDQPRQHRFPHPAAPCAGCRGNHQRQRCPFRDAICRRCNRRGHIAEACRAAAPEETFSTPRHQRPQNQTPQPRENRPFRFSGRKNYSAANRDYSREPAELAAKSDSEEVEE, from the exons atgggtccaAGAAAGTCCTCCTTTGAGCAGAG agctgaaataaaggtaccgttctcacctaaccctgtctttgggtctacttcactggcgacgacggacaaaagaaaccacgcgtgcaacatgaacaacctccaaatcggccgggctcctgagttcttcgatcccgagaagacttcctgggacgactacttagacaacttcgagatcttcctcgaggcagcaggaatacgggacgccgacgccaatcggagacgggccatcttcctaaactactgcggtccagaaatccgcgccctcgcccagactctcaccgacccgctgccagcaagatccgtcgcttgggacgtcctgcaagccaagctcgcgagccatttcaagccaacaaaaccagccatggttttccggcaccagttctccagaatggctcagcgccaagcggaatcaatcaaccaatttgcaacgcgacttcgaatggtacttgcgaaatgcaagtttgaggacccggaagctcgcctcactgatgccttagttttcggcatgagaaacgcctcggtcaggaataaactcctcaccgaagacgaaccgaccctacaaacagtgattaagctagcacaaaccgcagaggtcgccgacgccgctgcgaaagagctgaaggaacacgaaagacaagaagtcatcggaaagatagactccacgttttcccgcgccgaggacccagatgacctcagcccaccagctcgcaacgaggacagctgtttcctgctgcaagaccagccgagacaacacagatttcctcaccccgccgccccctgcgccggctgccgaggaaaccatcagcgccaacgatgccccttccgggacgccatatgccgccgctgcaaccgacgcggccacatcgccgaagcctgcagagcagctgcaccggaggaaaccttctccactccgcgccatcaacgaccccagaatcaaacacctcaaccgcgagaaaaccggcctttccgtttttcgggccgaaagaactactcagccgctaaccgcgactactcaagagag CCTGCAGAGCTGGCAGCAAAGTCGGATAGTGAGGAGGTTGAAGAataa